The following are from one region of the Coffea eugenioides isolate CCC68of chromosome 2, Ceug_1.0, whole genome shotgun sequence genome:
- the LOC113761261 gene encoding chloride channel protein CLC-c — MEYLRQREREDGGDIENEAGGDGGGEEVVYENYERKEIERKASFFSENERDHDVFGAGGQSANRLLLREPLLKSKSRINTTSQIAIVGANVSPIESLDYEIIENELFKQDWRSRKKVEIYQYVFLKWTLALLIGLCTGLVGFFNNLAVENIAGFKFLLTNSLMLKHQYFLAFAAYAGCNVVLAVCAAVLCAFIAPAAAGSGIPEVKAYLNGVDAHSILAPSTLFVKIFGSIFGVAAGFVVGKEGPMVHTGACIANLLGQGGSRKYHLTWKWLRYFKNDRDRRDLITCGAAAGVAAAFRAPVGGVLFALEEAASWWRSALLWRTFFTTAVVAVVLRGLMVFCGSGKCGLFGKGGLIMFDVSSAVPAYTTPDVLAVILIGVLGGIFGSLYNFLVDKVLKTYSIINERGPGFKVLLVIFISLLTSCCSYGLPWFAKCTPCPTGIEEDCPTVGQSGDYKSFQCGPGQYNDLASLLLNTSDDAIRNLFSSKNIHEFHLSTLVVFFVAVYFLGIVTYGIAVPSGLFIPVILAGSSYGRLVGRLVEMVLGSSSGLGVGLFSVLGAASFLGGTMRMTVSLCVILLELTNDLLMLPLMMLVLLISKTVADSFNKGVYDQIVKMKGLPYLEAHAEPYMRQLVAGDVCSGPLITFSGVEKVGNILHALRLTRHNGFPVIDEPPLSEAPELCGLVLRSHLLVLLKGKNFLKHPVSTGLEILKRFHAFDFAKPGLGKGLKVEDLEITAEEMEMYIDLHPITNTSPYMVVETMSLAKAALLFRELGLRHLCVVPKKPGRPPIVGILTRHDFMPEHVLGLYPHLTRAHKVM, encoded by the exons ATGGAATATCTGCGACAACGAGAACGAGAGGATGGAGGAGATATAGAGAATGAAGCAGGAGGAGACGGAGGAGGAGAGGAGGTGGTGTATGAGAATTATGAGAGGAAGGAGATAGAGAGGAAGGCGTCGTTTTTTTCGGAGAACGAGAGAGATCACGATGTATTTGGAGCTGGAGGACAGTCCGCGAATCGTCTTCTTCTTAGGGAGCCGCTTCTGAAGTCGAAGAGCAGAATTAACACTACTTCTCAGATTGCCATTGTTGGTGCCAATGTTTCTCCTATCGAAAGCCTCGATTACGA GATCATTGAAAATGAACTTTTTAAGCAGGATTGGAGGTCGAGGAAGAAGGTTGAGATATATCAGTATGTTTTTCTCAAGTGGACACTTGCTCTTCTCATTGGATTGTGCACTGGCCTTGTAGGCTTCTTCAATAATCTTGCAGTGGAAAATATTGCTGGTTTCAAGTTCCTACTTACAAACAGCCTAATGCTTAAGCATCA GTACTTTTTGGCATTTGCAGCATATGCTGGTTGCAATGTAGTTCTGGCAGTTTGTGCTGCAGTGCTATGTGCATTCATTGCTCCTGCAGCAGCTGGGTCTGGTATACCTGAGGTGAAAGCCTATCTTAATGGTGTGGATGCTCATTCTATACTGGCTCCAAGCACGCTATTTGTGAAG ATATTCGGTTCCATATTTGGAGTTGCTGCTGGATTTGTTGTAGGCAAGGAAGGACCCATGGTACACACTGGTGCTTGCATTGCCAACTTGCTTGGACAGGGAGGTTCACGCAAGTATCATTTGACATGGAAATGGCTTAGATATTTCAAAAATGACCGTGACCGAAGGGATTTGATCACCTGTGGAGCTGCTGCTGGTGTTGCAGCTGCTTTCCGTGCTCCAGTTGGTGGCGTCCTTTTTGCCCTTGAAGAAGCAGCCTCATg GTGGAGGAGTGCTCTTCTGTGGAGGACCTTTTTCACAACTGCAGTAGTCGCTGTGGTATTGAGGGGTCTAATGGTTTTTTGTGGGAGCGGAAAATGTGGGCTATTTGGAAAAGGTGGTTTGATCATGTTTGATGTTAGTTCTGCAGTACCTGCTTATACGACCCCAGATGTACTTGCAGTTATATTGATTGGAGTTCTTGGAGGCATCTTTGGAAGCCTCTACAACTTTCTTGTGGACAAGGTGCTTAAAACTTACAGCATCATCAATGA GAGGGGTCCAGGTTTCAAAGTTCTACTCGTCATCTTCATTTCTCTCCTGACCTCTTGTTGCTCTTACGGCCTGCCTTGGTTTGCAAAGTGCACACCCTGTCCCACTGGAATCGAGGAAGATTGCCCCACAGTAGGTCAATCTGGAGACTACAAAAGTTTCCAATGTGGGCCAGGACAGTACAATGATCTTGCTTCCCTTCTCCTTAACACCAGTGATGATGCCATCCGTAATTTATTTAGCTCAAAAAATATTCACGAGTTTCACCTGTCCACACTTGTTGTCTTCTTTGTTGCTGTATATTTTCTTGGTATTGTTACTTATGGAATTGCTGTTCCCTCCGGGTTATTCATCCCTGTCATACTTGCTGGATCCTCATATGGACGCCTTGTTGGACGCCTTGTGGAGATGGTCCTGGGGTCTTCTTCTGGTCTTGGTGTTGGCCTCTTTTCTGTGCTTGGAGCTGCATCTTTCCTTGGTGGCACGATGAGAATGACAGTATCACTGTGTGTCATACTGCTTGAGCTGACTAATGATCTGTTAATGCTGCCACTGATGATGCTTGTTCTCCTAATATCAAAAACTGTAGCTGATAGTTTCAATAAGGGTGTTTATGACCAAATAGTGAAGATGAAGGGTTTGCCTTACTTGGAAGCTCATGCTGAACCATATATGCGGCAGTTGGTTGCAGGAGATGTTTGTTCTGGCCCCTTGATAACATTTTCTGGTGTTGAAAAAGTGGGTAACATTTTACACGCACTCAGATTAACGAGACATAATGGCTTCCCGGTGATTGATGAGCCACCTCTTTCCGAAGCTCCAGAACTATGTGGGCTGGTTTTAAGGTCTCACTTGCTTGTTCTTCTGAAAGGGAAAAACTTTTTGAAGCATCCAGTATCCACTGGATTGGAAATATTAAAGAGGTTTCATGCGTTTGATTTTGCAAAGCCAGGATTGGGAAAGGGTCTTAAGGTAGAGGATCTGGAAATCACTGCCGAGGAGATGGAGATGTACATTGACCTTCACCCAATAACTAATACGTCTCCATACATGGTTGTGGAGACAATGTCCCTGGCCAAAGCTGCACTTCTATTTCGAGAGCTTGGTCTTAGACACCTCTGTGTTGTCCCAAAGAAACCTGGG AGACCGCCAATTGTTGGAATCTTAACTAGGCATGACTTTATGCCTGAGCATGTCTTGGGGCTCTATCCACACCTTACTCGTGCCCACAAGGTCATGTAG